Within Runella rosea, the genomic segment AAATCACAAGAAATACAATACCAATCCAATCACTATTTTCGCTTTTTAAATTAAATATATATACATATATATTTTCAAAAAAAAAATAAAAAATTGTTGACAATACTATAAACATAATACCAACAAAAATTACAAAAATATATGAATTGGTAAAATATAAAGAAGCCTGCAAATATCTTTTTTCTTCTAAATGACCTGAAACTTTATTCTTTATTACATTATTTACACCAAAGTCAAGTATTTGAGTTAAAACAAAAAAAGAAATAATTGACAAATAAGTACCATAATTATCTTTATCAATAACATCTATAATGCTAGGAATAATAAGAAACCCTATCGCTGCTCCCCCAGCTCTTGAAAGAAAGGATAGTAATATATTAATTGATAAATTACTATCCTTTCTTTTAGGATATAGATATTTTTTTATGAACATCTTTTTGCTTACATTTTTTTAATAATTCTTGATGGATTTCCTACCACAGAACAATTATCAGGTATATTTTTTACAATAATTGTTCCAGCACCAATCCTAACATTATTTCCTATAACAACCCCTCCAATAATACATACATTCGAGCCAATATCTACATTATTGAAAATTATAGGGCAATCATCTTGTTTTCCATTATTTCCAATTGTTGTATTTTGCCTTAACGTACAATTATTGCCAATTACAGTTTTTTCATTTATTACAAGTCCTTGACCATGTAACAATCTTAAGTTATATCCAATTTTCACCCCCCCACCCATTTCCACTCCTAATATCCATTCCACAACAATTTTATATATTACTCCATATGGAAGTAAAATCACATTTAAAATTTTATTTAATTTTCTTAACCTATTAATTCTAAAAAGTAACATTATGAATCTACCCTTAGTATTACCTTTATTTGATTTCCAATCTTGAAAAATACCAAAAGACATTTTACAAAAAATTAAATTAAGATTTTATATATACTCTCGAAATCTTCTTTTTTTAAAGATTTACCCATTATTAAACTGGTTTAAAGTATTTTTTAAACCAACTACTAAACTCTTTAACACCCTCCTCAAGTCTGACAGTGGGTTTATAATTAGTAATTCTCTCTAATTTTTCTTGACTTGCCCAAGTCCTTGGAACATCGCCTGGTTGCATTGGTAAATAAGTTTTTAATGCAGTTTCACCGAACGCTAACTCTAACTCATTAATAAATTCAAGAAGACTTACGGGAGATCCATTACCAATATTTAACACTCTATACATAGGTTGCTCTTTAAATTCAGTTGTTAATGTTTTCACAACCCCATCAACAATATCCTTTACGTTTGTAAAATCCCTTTGCATATCACCATGATTGAAAACCTTTATTGTTTTTTTTTCCAAAATTGATTTTGCAAATAACATAGGGGCCATATCTGGTCTTCCCCAAGAACCATAAACAGTAAAAAAGCGTAAACATGTAATTGGAATATTATATAAATGGCTATAGGCATATGCCATCAACTCATTACTTTTTTTAGTAGCAGCATATAAACTTACTGGTGAATTCACACTATCTTCTTCAACAAATGGGATTTTAGCATTTGCTCCATATACAGAAGATGAAGATGCATGTATTAAGTGTTTGACACTGTAATTACGGCAAGCTTCTAAGATGTAGTGAAATCCAATTATGTTAGATTGCACGTAAACATCTGGATTTTCAATTGAATAACGTACCCCTGCTTGAGCTGCAAGATTTATTACATAATCAAATTTTTCAGTTTGAAATAAACTAAAGAGCTGTTGTTTGTCTTCTAAATTCATTCTTACAAATCTATAAGAACTATTTTTTTTACTTTCTAATGGTTGAAACCATTTGACCATTTCTTGATCAATTCCAGACTCTTTAAGTCGAGCATATTTTAACTGTGGCGAGTAATAATCATTAATATTATCTAAGCCAACTACACAAAACCCCTCACTTAAAAGTTTTTCTACAGTATGATATCCGATGAAACCGGCACTTCCTGTCACAAGTACTTTCATAACGTTATTGTATTTAATTTAAATTTATTCGTAATAATTCAACACCCCAAATCCTTCTTTCAGTAACAATTGATCTTTTTGGAAGAGTCGCAAGTCAGCAGTAGCCATATCTTCAATCAGCATATCGAGCGTATGCTTAGGTTTCCAGCCCAATTTTTCCATGGATTTGGTTGGGTCACCGATGAGTAGCTCTACTTCGGTGGGGCGATAATAGCGCGGGTCAATTTTAAGAATAACGGTTCCTTCTTTTAAATGGTCACCGATGGGAATGCCCAATTCCTGCAAACGCAGGGTATCAATGGAAGCAATCGTGCCCACCTCATTGGCTTCGGTCCCTGTAAACGCCACCTCCACGCCTAAAAAGGCAAAGGTTTTACGGATAAACTCCCGTACGCGGGTGGTAACGCCCGTGGCAATCACAAAGTCTTCGGGGGTTTCCTGCTGTAAGATGAGGTACATGGCCTCTACGTAGTCTTTGGCGTGGCCCCAGTCGCGTTGGGCGTCGATGTTACCCATGTAGAGAGCGTCCTGCAACCCCAGCACAATTTTGGCCGCAGCGCGGGTGATTTTGCGGGTTACGAAGGTTTCTCCGCGCAACGGTGATTCGTGGTTAAACAAAATTCCGTTGGTGGCAAACATCCCGTAGGCTTCGCGGTAGTTGACCGTAATCCAGTAGGCATAGAGTTTGGCAACGGCGTAGGGCGAGCGCGGATAAAAAGGCGTGGATTCTGATTGGGGAACGGCCTGCACCAAACCGTACAACTCAGAGGTGGACGCCTGGTAGATGCGGGTTTTTTGGGCAAGTCCTAACAAACGTACCGCTTCCAAAATGCGGAGGGTACCGATTCCGTCGGCGTTGGCGGTGTATTCGGGCTCGTCGAAGCTCACTTTTACGTGGCTCATGGCCGCAAGGTTGTAGATTTCGTCAGGCTGCACCTCCTGTATGATCCGGGTCAAGTTCATGGAATCGGTCAAGTCGCCGTAGTGTAAGATAAAACGGGGATTTTCGACGTGCGGGTCTTCGTAGAGGTGATCAATGCGGTCGGTATTGAACATCGAACTTCTGCGCTTGATACCGTGTACGGTATAACCTTTACTTAATAAAAGCTCGGAAAGATAGGCGCCATCTTGACCAGTGACGCCCGTGATGAGGGCTACTTTATTTGTCATAACGTTGAGTAATTAATGAGTAACAAATTTGTACTTTTTCAGTACAGAAAATTTAAAATCAAGAATGATTCAGAAAAGAAAATTGTCATTATTGGCAACAAAAAGACAAGTTTAATCTAATCATTTATGCATTTTTTTATAATTTAATAATAACTTAAAATAGTCCTAAACTTAGTAACTTTACTTTAAATTCTGTATTTTTTTTAGCTTTTTTCTCGCTTATCTTCTACTAAAGTACAAAAAAAAGTAATAACGGCAAATACTTATCTAAAAAAATTACAAATTATTTACTTTCTTTTTGGTAAAATAAACGGATAAAAGATTGATTTGCATTATTTCAATATACGTTCAAGTTTATTCACGCAAAGATGCTAAGGAACAAAGGTTTTATTTGACATAAGTATTTCTTTGTATCTCCGCGCCTTTGCGTGAGAAAAATCAAGCTTTGTTCAACACCCGCTTCCAAAGGGGTTTGGGGGTATCTCCGTAGTAACCCTGTCCGTAACCGTATCCATAACCGTAGCCATAACCGTAACCGTACCCATAACCTCCCGATCCTTTCACCCCATTGTAAATGATGGCCATGGAGGGCATCTTCTGTTCGCGGTAGAGAATGGCCAAAGGTCCCAAGGCAAATTTGGGCGTTTTTTCGTGGCGTATGATATAAAGGGTTGCGTCCACCAAAGGGGCAATCAGTAAGGCATCGGTCACCAGACCGTTGGGCGAACAGTCAATAAAGATGTACTCATAACGGCTTCCCAGTTCCAGCATCAAATCGGCCATCTTAGAGCTACCAATCAATTCAGCGGGATTAGGAGGAATGGGACCACTCGGAATAAAGCTGAGGTTCTCAATCTTGGTCTCAAAACTTACATCCTCTACCTTCTTTTTGCCAATGAGGTAATTGACCAAACCCACTTCATTGTTCATGGCCAAGTATTCGTGCAATTTGGGTTTACGAATATCGGCGTTGACCAAGACCACTTTGTGCCCCGCTTTCGCCAAGCTTGACGCCAAGTTAAGCGCCACAAAGCTTTTCCCTTCTCCTGATATGGTGGAGGTAATCAGGATTTTCTTGGTTGCTTTTTCGGTCTTTAACAAATAGCTCAGGTTCGTGCGTAAGGTACGAAACTGTTCGATGATGATATTGCGGCTGTTGGTATCCAACAAAGGCCCCTCCACGTTTTTGGGTTTTTGGGCCACTTCGCCCAAAATCGGAATTCCCTTCACCTTGTCTTCAATTTCAATCCGGGACTCAATCTTGTCGTTGAGCATGCTACGCACGTTGATGAACGCAAACGGAATACCTAACCCCGCCAACAAAGCAATCAGGTACACAATGTTTCCTTTGGGTTTTACAGGCGATGGCGTGCTGTAAGGCTCATCTACTATTCGGCTATCGGTCACCGTGGAAGCGTACGATATGGCGGTTTCTTCGCGTTTTTCCAACAAAAGCAGGTACAGGCTTTCTTTGATTCCCTGCTGCCGCTTAATGTTTACAAACTCCCTTTCTTTGCGCGGAATGGTGCGGATGGAAGACTCAAAACGCGTATTCAGGTTTTGCAGGCTGTTGCGGGTAATGATCAAACCCTGCTTTTGGTTCATGATGTTTTCCCGAATGGCCGCTTTGGTGTTGGCGATTTGGGTCGTTACCGTTTCCAACAGGGGGTTACTGGCTTGCGTGGTGCGGGCGTATTTTTCGCGTTGGTTGTCCAGTTCGTTGAGTTTGGAGAGCAGGCCCGTAAGTACGGGGTCGGTCACCATCAACGTAGCGGGCGCAATTCCCAATTGGCTACTTTTTAAGTAGGCATCCACTCCTTCAAGAATTTTTAACTGAATATCTACTTCGTTGAGTTTGCCGTCGTTTTCTTTCACTTTCTCCAGAAACAGGTTGGCTTCTGCACTCAAATCGGTGATTCCTTGGCTACTTTTATAGACTTCTACGTCTTTTTCCACATCACCCAATTCCCCCGTAATGAGCCGCAGACGGTCGTCAATGAAGGTCATGGTATTGGTGGCCTCGCGGTTTTTGTCGGTCAGGGCCGAATAGGTGTACGCGTCCAATAACTTTGCTAAGATGGCCCGTCCTTTATTGGGTAAAGGATCTTCTATGGTAAGCTTTAAAACTGTACTTTTTTGGTTAAGCAATTCAACCTGAAGAAGTTCCTGATAGTGCTGAATCAGGGATTCTTTATGGGCAAAACGAATCTGAATCAGGTCGTTGTCCTTACGGTACAAAGAATCTACCAAGTAGACCCGAAACTTTCCAAACTCACTTTTTACATTTTGGCTAAAGGTATACTGTCCTTTAGCAGTCCCGCCTTCGTCCTGTAATTCAAACTGATTGCGGTTGATGACCTTGATCCAGAGCGGATCTTTGTAGGCGGCCTCGGTGAGTTCTCCCGCCTGTACCCAGATTGGAGAGGTGCCGAATATTTCAACCGTGGGACGAATATCCCCTTTTTCAAAATAAGAAACCATCAAGTTGAGGTCGGTCACGACCCGTTCCAACAACGCCCGTGATTTCAAGACTTCCACTTCGTTTTCCACGAGTTTGTTACCCGAGAAAAGCTCCAAATCTTTCAGCGCTTCCATACCCCCTACACCGCCTTTCTTTTCATCCTTGATGAGCAAAACGGCACTGCTGCTGTAAATGGGCGTGGCATAACGCAGGTAGAAGAACGCCCCCAGCACCGCAAGCACCACCGAGAGCACAAACCAGTACCAGTAACGAAGGTATTTACCGATAACCAACTTCAGGTTAAATTCTTCCTCCGGTTCTTCCCAAAACTTCGATTCGTTATTCGTCATTTTTATGTCTTTTTCGTTGAGTATTCGGTTGCTGTTATGAGCCTATGGCTTCGGATTATGCCAGTTCAGGTAGTAAGTTTCACTGGTATCCGTTCTTTATTCTATTTCAACAAGTTCAAAATCACCACAATCGTGGTAGCAATGCCCGTGAAAATGGGGATGAGTTGCAATTGCTGAACACGTTGGTCGGTAAATGTTACTTTTCCTTTACTTACATCTACATAAATCACATCATTGTTGCGCAGGTAGTAATAAGGAGAATTAAAGAAATCACGGGATGTCAAGTCAATACGTACAACTTCTCGTTTATCCTTTTCAGTGCGGATTAGCATTACGTTTTTACGCAATCCGTAGATAGTCAGGTCACCCACCATTCCCAAAGCTTCAGGTAGGGATGTATGATCATCAAGTAGGTTAATCACCGCAGGGCGGTTTACTTCACCAATCACTGTAAATTTATGGTTGAGGTAACGTACATTGACAGTAGGTTCTTTGAGATAATTTAACAGGCGTAATTTAATACTATCGCCCGCCTGCGCTAGATTCAGCCCCAATACCTTCACTTTCCCTACCAGAGGCATTTCAATGGCTCCTGTGGAATCCACCAAATAACCTAATGGTTGGCGTCCTGTCATTGCACCACCACCTGCTGCTGCGGGAAATACCGTTGTACTGAGCGCGTTGATGTTGGGGAAATTAAACACCACGTTGGATTCTTCGCTCAAACTGCTTACGGTCACGGCGAGGATGTCATCTGGCTGAATGCGGGTTACCTGTGGCGTAATGGGCGGAAGTACCTGATAAGGCAGCGTATCTGCGCTTTGAAAATAGGTAATCTTGCGCGTATCTACGGTCACACAGGAAGTAAAAAATGTTGAGCTGATTATACCAAGGCAAATGCTCCAACCGCCCAGTATTTTAAAAAATTTACGCATGTATAGTTTGTATTATTTCAATAAATTTCGATAACAATCTTATGAAACTAAGTAACCGCCCTGCACCAAAATGCACGGAATACTTTGTTCAGCCCACAGAAACTATGGCGCTAACTGATTGAGAACAGAACGGGTAGAAAAAAGCACAAATAGCCCTAAAGAGCTAATTTTAGCTTGTTTTCGTTCGATTTTGCGAAAGAACGTTTTAAAATACCCGTAAAGAACAAATGAATGATTTTAACGAAAGAAGTAGGGAGGTCGCTTTTGTGGGAAAGAGCGAATGCAAAAAGACTAGAAATACTTTTCATAACGTTTAATTTTACCATAACAAGAGTGGAAGTACTTAATAGTAAAAAACAAATATGGACAAATATACGCTTATGTCAAGCAACAATGGTAAAAATATTTAAAAAATTTACCGAATGAGTGTCAAACACCCTCCAAATACGCGTATTCAATATCCCAAAAAGTAAAGCAAAATGGGCCTCTGTGCTTTTATTGAAGGGGTTTTCTCAAAATAGAATTTATTTACTAACCCGAATGGTATCTTTCTGAAATTTTAAAGCAAAATCGGCATTATTCACCCTTTAGCACCTTTGCTCCTCCCCGCCTCTGCGTGAAAATAAAAGTCGATTATTAGCCCAAAAAAAAGGTGTCGGTTCAAAAGAACCGACACCCAACAGGAGAAGAATGAGAAATCCTAGTAACGATACAAATCAGATTTGAACGGTCCTTCTACGGTTACCCCGATGTAAGACGCTTGCTCTTCATCCAATGTTTCGAGATGAGCACCGATGTGTCCTAAGTGGAGTTTCGCCACTTTTTCGTCCAAGTGTTTTGGTAAGATATATACTTGCTTGTCGTATTTGCCTGGGTTGGTGTACAATTCAATCTGCGCCAAGGTTTGGTTACAGAAAGAGTTTGACATCACAAACGAAGGGTGGCCCATGGCACAACCCAAGTTCACCAAACGACCTTCGGCCAATACAATGATTTCTTTGCCGTCAATTTCGTACAAATCCACCTGTGGTTTGATTTGAATCTTGGTCTGTCCGTAGTTGGCATTCAACCACGCCATGTCGATTTCGTTGTCGAAGTGGCCGATGTTACACACCACGGCTTTATCACGCATGGTTTTGAAGTGACGCGGCTTGATGATGTTGATGTTACCCGTAGCCGTTACAAAGATATTGGCGCGGGGAGCGGCTTCGTCCATTGTTACAACCTCAAATCCGTCCATTGCCGCTTGCAACGCGCAGATTGGGTCGATTTCGGTCACCAATACGCGGCAACCTGCCCCACGAAGCGATTCAGCAGAGCCTTTACCTACGTCGCCATAACCTGCCACGACGGCTACTTTACCCGCCAACATCAAGTCAGTTGCACGACGGATAGCGTCTACCAATGACTCTTTGCAACCATATTTGTTGTCGAATTTCGATTTTGTCACCGAGTCGTTTACGTTGATGGCTGGCAAATACAAGGTTCCGTTTTTCATACGCTCGTACAAACGGTGAACGCCCGTGGTTGTTTCTTCCGACAAACCACCGATTCCCGCGATCAATTCAGGATAGTTGTCAAACACCATGTTGGTCAAGTCACCACCGTCGTCCAAAATCATGGTGAGGGGATGACGCTCTTCACCGAAGAACAAAGTTTGCTCGATACACCAGTCAAATTCTTCGGCAGTCATGCCTTTCCACGCGTAAACTGAGATACCAGCGGCGGCAATCGCAGCGGCGGCGTGATCTTGGGTAGAGAAGATATTACACGATGACCAAGTTACTTCTGCACCCAAAGCCGTGAGGGTTTCAATCAAAACGGCCGTTTGGATGGTCATGTGCAAACATCCAGCGATGCGTGCACCTTTTAGCGGCTTTGATTCGCCATATTCTACGCGAAGGGCCATCAAACCGGGCATTTCGGCTTCGGCCAAACGAATTTCTTTCCGGCCCCAATCGGCCAAGGTAATGTCTTTTACTTTGTACGGTACGTACGTTCCAGTTGCTGTTGACATGTTATTTATTTGGGATTTCTAATTTTCGATTTCTTACTTCTGATTTCCGACTTCTTATCTTGGGTTTCAGATAAAAATCTCACAAAATTAACCGATAAATGAATGTGAATGCTACATTGGAAGCGGATAAAACAAGGGGGGATTCTAAAAAAAGATAATTTTTGGCATAATTACCCCTAAAAGCACCCATTAATTAGACAATTAGTGGAGAATACCAAAATCAGAAAGATATTTTATCTATTTGGCTATTCTTGGTATTTTTCCACCAACAATTCATCACAGGAGAAAGGGTTGGCGGAGAAAACTCCACCAACGGCGGCAGAAACAACAGAAGGGTTCTTCTACGTTTTTCGTTTCTTCTTCTTTGCCGAAGGGAAAAGAACATTGTTCAGAATAAGCCGATAACCAGGGGAGTGTGGATGAAGGTTGAGGTCGGTAGGCATCCGGTGAAAACCTCGTTGTCCTTCGGGGTCGTGACCACCGTAGAAAGTAAACTGTCCTCGGCCTAACTCCCCGTAGATATAGCGGTCAGAGGCTTTGCTTTGTCCCATCACTAGCACACTTGATTTAACGGTTTTCTTGTTGAAGGCGGTCGTTTGTCCCATAAACTCCCGAATCAGTGTTTCGTGGTTTTGGACGAGCATGGCAGGAATCACATCCCATTTGGCCGAAAAATCAAACAAAGAAAAAAAGCTATTGCTTTCGTCGTTCCACCCTTGGCCAGAAGACGAATTGATGCTAGAAAAAGACATCCCTCCGCGGTATTCGTCGTCACCGAGTTCCAATTTAAAATCTTCAAATGCCAACGTTTTGCTAAAATCAAGTTTAGATTGTGCGTTGGCGTCGATGCCATCACCGTCAAAAATGGACGGTACAATGTCAACACCTTCGGCTGCCAAGGCTACGTCCAGCGACTCCGCACCTGAACACATGGCAAACAAATACCCTCCACCCGCACAAAAGCCCTTGATGGTACGGGCTACGTCGAGCTTGAGCTGAGACACTTTCTTGTACCCGAATTTTTTAGCGATATTTTCCTGCGCCTGAAGGTCTTCAAGGCTCATCCGGCGGCGATTGCGGCCAAATTGCCCCGTAAAATCTTCATGATGGAGGTGCAGCCAATCGTATTTGGCCAAATCGCCTTTCATAATTTCTTCATCGTACACAATCTCAAACGGGATTTCGGCGTATTTGAGCACCAACAAAACGGCATCAGTATCTTCAAACGAGGCCCGGCCCACTTTGATGGGGCTATACACCACGATTTTGGCGGCCTTTTGGAGCTTCACAGCATCCATGTTTACGTCGGGGCTGGTGATTTGGCTCATCATCGAATTGACCGTGGCGTCGGAGATGACTTCGTAGGATACGCCCCGCAAACGGCATTCTTTTTCCACCGCCGATGAATATTTAATCAAAAAACTACCGCCCCGGTAATTGAGCAACCAATCCACCTCCAAATCTTCTTTCAATACCCAATAGGCAACCCCGTACGCTTTCAGGTGGTTGGATTGCTTATCGTCCATCGGAATGAGGACCGAGTTGGCAAGGCTTTTGATGGCCGTCGCCAGAAGCAAAAAGAACAAATACAAAGTTTTCATATCGTCCGTGTGAGTTAGCAGGTTTGTGGACTGGTCGTGTGGGGACTATAAACGAAATGGTTAACGGGAATTAAGCCTTACGGAAACGGTGTACTGAATAAGAACAACGGTGTGCATTTAAAATACTTGAGTACCCAAAAATTTCCTTAACAAAAATAGCAGAAAATTTTATTTTTTCAAGGAAGAAAAGGATTATACTTTTTCTGAAAATTATTTTATGATGGAAGAAAGGCATTAAGGCAAAAACACTGGCAATGAAGTAAATAGGCCGTACGTATGCTCACAAAAGCGCCCTACCTCAACGCGTGGTTAGAGATGAAGAAAATGGACGAGAACCATGGGCAGAGACAAGTACCAAAAAAGGGGAAAGAAGTCACTAAATTTGGCAACGATAACACCGCCAAAGGGCAAACCTATAACAATTGCAAATTTTCAGGGTCAAAAGGCAGGAAATCAACGCCAATGTAAATATCGGCCATTGGAATTTCTATGTCCAATGAATGCAGCGGAATCATACCTTCTAAGTCTGTATAAGCACGGTATTCCCACGTACTCAACTCATTTTTATAGAATACTTCCACAAAGGGCAAACTTTGGTCAATCAAGACATATTCCCGAAAGGACTCCATCATGCGGTAACGCATAAATTTGCCCGCACGGTCGTAAGCCCTGGTTTCTTCCGACAGTACCTCTACAATCAATACTGGATTATTGGCGGCATTTTTAAGTTCCTCAAAAAAAGAAACCCTCCCGCACACCACAGAAACATCCGGGTACACATATTTATTGCGTGACGTGGCCACGCGCAAATCGCTGTTGTATGCGTAACAACGTTTACTCCTCAAATTGATGTTCAATGCTGTACCAGCATTATTGGCAATCAGACTATGCGTAGGGGTTCCGCCAGCCATTGCATACACCTCGCCATCGTGGTATTCATATTTTGTATCAGTTTCTTTTTCTAGCGCTAGGTACTCTTCAATACTTAAACGCTGCTGATATTCGGGCTGTCCCATATTACTTTGTGATTTCTTACCGTAAAATTACAAAAAATCCCGAAGCCTCTTTCGGTTTTGAGAAACCGAAAGCACCCTGAAGTGCAGTCAGGTTCTCAAACCTGATGTTTGGGGGTTGAGAACCTCCAAACATCAGGCCACAAACACACTAATTCGTAAATTTTCGGTTTTGAGAAACCGAAAACACCCTCCTCCAACTCTCTACTTTGCACCGGGCGGGCAATGTTCCTTTAAAAACTTAGTGAAAAGCGTATTCAAGTGGCGAGAAGTACCCTCACCTTCGTAAATCCCGTGCGAACGGTTAGGATAGGCCATAAATTGAAACTGTTTGTTGTACTTTATCAACTCATTGACCAATTTTTCGGCATTCTGATAATGCACGTTGTCATCGCCCGTACCGTGAATATACAAAAGGTTTTGGGTAGCGCGTAGGTTCTTCGCATGGCTGAGGGGTGACCCGCTAACGAAATCCTCCCGATTTTCCTGCGGAATACCCATGTACCGTTCCTGATAAATGTTATCATAACTCAATTGATCAGCCACTGCTGCTACGGCAATGCCCGTTTTGAACAAATCAGGATATTGAAACAATAGGTTGAGGGTAGAAGAACCTCCTCCACTCCAACCATGCACCGCTACGCGGCTGGTATCGATGAATGAATTTTGCGCAAATAAGGTTTTAGCACCCATCGCCAAATCACGAATGTTGACAATGCCAATTTTACGATAAATGGCTTTACGCCAAGCTCTTCCCTTCGGAGAAGGCGTACCACGGTTGTCGACGGAAGCATAAATGTAGCCATCTTTTGCCATGTCGCCGATGTAAAGGCCATTGCGGCCTGTGCCCCACCGATCCATGACGGTTGAGCTGGCGGGTTCTCCGTAAACCGAGAATACAATCGGGTATTTTTTTGTCGGGTCAAAATTGTCAGGCTTCACCATCCAACCGTCTAGCTCCGTGCCATCCTCCGTTTTTACCCGAAAAAATTCAACTTTTTTCTTAGACGACGATTGCGCGGCCAATTTTGCCGTAATATCATCACTTTCTTTCAAGGCTTTGTGATCGGGAAGACGTAACCATTCGTTCATGGGAGCCGTATTAGCATTGGAGAAAGAATGAGACGCCCAAGCG encodes:
- a CDS encoding Uma2 family endonuclease; translation: MGQPEYQQRLSIEEYLALEKETDTKYEYHDGEVYAMAGGTPTHSLIANNAGTALNINLRSKRCYAYNSDLRVATSRNKYVYPDVSVVCGRVSFFEELKNAANNPVLIVEVLSEETRAYDRAGKFMRYRMMESFREYVLIDQSLPFVEVFYKNELSTWEYRAYTDLEGMIPLHSLDIEIPMADIYIGVDFLPFDPENLQLL